In Longibacter salinarum, a single window of DNA contains:
- a CDS encoding ABC transporter ATP-binding protein, with product MFLHNMALSSASIREGLRRLTYVPDALRLVWASAKGWTAGWSVLLVLRGIIPAATVYLTKLVVDAADAAIGQGLGWETAQPVVVLAALMAALMLLQELLGGLTTWVQTAQSESLTDFVKAKVHEKAGSVDLAFFESPDYFDLMSRANEEASSRTLSLLQNIGAMVQNGITLAGVAIILIPYGLWIPIALLLSTLPALWVVVRHKRIYHQWWSDTTEDRRWAQYFDRLLTYPQPAPEVRQFELAPAIRRAYISLRKMLRESKIRLIGRQNLASFGAATLGLFVTGGVMVWMGARALSGTATLGDLALFYRAFSEGRGLLRSMLGGLGNLYADTLFIHHLFTFLELEPTVTEPEEPVTIPSRAAAANGRPMSSPGITFENVTFRYPASEENALDGFDLRIEAGQTVAIVGPNGAGKSTLTKLLCRFYDPQEGSVRVDGVDLRDMSLESLRRMITVMFQHPIHFIATGVDNIRMGDVRQEPDRQDLEAAARAGGAHDILKRLPEGYQTLLGKQFRGGVELSGGQWQRVTLARAFFRQAPIVVLDEPTSFMDSWAETKWLNRFCTLVQDRTAIIVTHRFTTAMKADVIHVVDNGRVIESGSHEELLEQDGIYAESWRAQTATSRHQVTHEPSGDGASTMHADPMASESEPASTSPTVDGSFSSAT from the coding sequence GTGTTTCTGCATAATATGGCGCTGTCATCTGCTTCCATTCGCGAAGGACTCCGCCGTCTAACGTACGTCCCGGACGCGCTTCGTCTCGTGTGGGCATCCGCCAAAGGATGGACGGCGGGATGGTCGGTTCTCCTCGTGCTACGCGGTATCATTCCTGCGGCGACCGTCTATCTAACGAAGCTGGTCGTTGATGCGGCCGATGCCGCGATCGGGCAGGGGCTCGGCTGGGAAACCGCGCAGCCGGTCGTGGTGCTGGCAGCGCTGATGGCCGCGCTCATGCTCCTGCAGGAATTGCTGGGGGGATTGACGACGTGGGTCCAGACCGCTCAGTCGGAGTCACTGACGGATTTTGTGAAGGCGAAAGTTCACGAGAAGGCCGGGTCCGTCGACCTCGCCTTTTTCGAAAGCCCGGACTACTTCGACCTGATGTCGCGGGCTAATGAGGAGGCGAGTAGCCGCACCCTCTCGCTGTTGCAGAATATTGGTGCGATGGTGCAGAACGGCATCACGCTGGCCGGTGTCGCCATCATCCTGATTCCATACGGCCTCTGGATTCCGATCGCTCTTCTCCTGAGCACGTTGCCTGCACTCTGGGTCGTCGTGCGCCACAAGCGGATCTACCATCAGTGGTGGAGCGACACGACGGAGGATCGGCGATGGGCGCAGTACTTCGACCGCCTACTGACGTATCCGCAACCTGCACCTGAGGTCAGGCAGTTCGAGCTTGCACCCGCCATTCGGAGAGCGTATATCTCGCTCCGAAAAATGCTGCGCGAGAGCAAGATCCGGCTCATCGGGCGGCAGAATCTTGCCTCGTTCGGAGCTGCCACACTCGGCTTGTTTGTGACCGGCGGGGTGATGGTGTGGATGGGTGCGCGGGCTCTCTCGGGAACGGCGACACTCGGAGACCTGGCGTTGTTCTACCGCGCATTCAGCGAAGGGAGAGGGCTTCTACGATCGATGCTGGGCGGTCTTGGGAATTTGTACGCCGACACGCTCTTCATCCATCACTTGTTTACGTTCCTCGAACTGGAGCCGACCGTCACCGAACCAGAGGAACCGGTCACCATTCCGTCTCGAGCCGCAGCCGCAAACGGTCGACCGATGTCGAGTCCGGGTATCACGTTCGAGAACGTGACCTTTCGCTATCCGGCCAGCGAAGAAAATGCGCTCGACGGTTTCGACCTGCGCATTGAGGCGGGGCAGACGGTGGCTATCGTGGGCCCGAATGGCGCTGGTAAGAGCACACTCACGAAGCTCCTCTGCCGGTTCTACGATCCGCAGGAGGGGAGCGTCCGGGTCGATGGAGTCGATCTTCGCGACATGTCGCTGGAGTCGTTGCGCCGGATGATCACGGTGATGTTCCAGCACCCGATTCACTTCATCGCGACGGGCGTCGACAACATCCGGATGGGCGACGTCCGACAAGAGCCAGATCGACAGGATCTTGAGGCAGCAGCGCGTGCCGGCGGCGCACACGACATTCTCAAGCGACTGCCCGAGGGCTATCAGACGCTACTCGGCAAACAGTTTCGCGGTGGGGTCGAGCTAAGTGGCGGGCAGTGGCAACGCGTTACCCTCGCCCGTGCGTTCTTCCGCCAAGCGCCCATCGTTGTGCTTGACGAGCCGACAAGCTTCATGGACTCGTGGGCCGAGACCAAATGGCTCAACCGATTCTGCACGCTCGTTCAGGATCGTACAGCCATCATCGTCACGCACCGCTTCACGACGGCGATGAAAGCCGATGTCATTCACGTCGTAGACAACGGACGGGTCATCGAGTCTGGATCGCACGAAGAGTTGTTGGAGCAAGATGGTATCTATGCGGAATCCTGGCGTGCTCAGACAGCGACGTCGCGCCATCAGGTGACGCATGAACCGTCGGGAGACGGCGCGTCCACCATGCACGCCGATCCGATGGCTTCAGAGTCCGAACCTGCATCCACATCCCCTACTGTAGACGGCTCTTTTTCGTCAGCTACGTGA
- a CDS encoding lasso peptide biosynthesis B2 protein gives MTRLISTSRLRRLVSRFRRRSWAERMALAEAFVVVPAAWAALRLVSFRRLLRTTRPPDGHVQWTAQHQRVCWAVQAVAKRWFPSRPCLVQALAALWLLRPRGVRPDLFLGVVREDGLFRAHAWLEVDGDVVLGGRRSPDVFQPFPPLVHSPYV, from the coding sequence ATGACACGACTTATTTCGACATCACGACTTCGTCGACTGGTCTCCCGTTTTCGGCGACGGTCCTGGGCAGAGAGAATGGCCCTCGCCGAGGCATTCGTGGTTGTGCCGGCGGCGTGGGCGGCGCTACGACTCGTGTCCTTTCGCCGGCTTCTCCGTACGACACGTCCGCCAGACGGTCACGTGCAGTGGACTGCGCAACACCAGCGAGTATGCTGGGCCGTTCAGGCCGTCGCGAAACGATGGTTTCCATCTCGGCCCTGTCTCGTTCAGGCGCTTGCTGCCCTGTGGTTGTTGCGACCGCGGGGTGTCCGGCCGGACCTTTTTCTTGGCGTTGTACGCGAAGATGGGTTGTTTCGGGCACATGCCTGGCTCGAAGTCGACGGTGACGTTGTCCTCGGTGGACGGCGGTCGCCGGACGTATTCCAGCCGTTTCCTCCTCTCGTTCACTCCCCTTACGTGTAA
- a CDS encoding M56 family metallopeptidase, with the protein MPNLPMIVSRLGEFGQSIWPVFWLPVLLWTVAAILTEGVLRLLPTLPALVRYRIRQTVLAALPAGVVGTWLIESPFTTAPLPTVSALNPAHITLPTLTVSPEVSVELSAYAVLGVVTVVAIGAALMQLTRLGIEMGRLYRFSWHSMRAPRSGRLMQRLSTLARQARISRYAIPVYASDGDVPMLLPGRPPRIVLPSWMLDGEVTDRRLDMALTHELVHLDRYDDYAALFEQVIAAIAAGLPMVRFLVRQIEVDREAACDARVLDVLRCRRGAYARLLTDVATKSPSVPAVALSESTSSLEQRLRMMTHHSLFSPSPRLLRTLSFSLLIVLVTSIIACSTESSDGEVTAPDANDKTEQQAPPTSSSPSDSDVFVKVDTPPKLLGGIAALQGEIKYPKEAAEKGIEGRVFVQFVVTKTGEISDAEVVRSLSPELDAQAIKAVRSMTFEPGRDRGEAVPVKMTLPITYRLDDDAS; encoded by the coding sequence ATGCCTAATCTACCGATGATTGTGAGTCGGCTTGGGGAATTCGGCCAATCCATCTGGCCGGTATTCTGGTTGCCGGTTCTGCTCTGGACCGTGGCTGCCATACTCACGGAAGGCGTCTTGCGATTGCTGCCGACGCTGCCTGCACTCGTGCGCTACAGGATCCGTCAGACAGTTCTCGCGGCCCTGCCGGCGGGAGTCGTCGGCACATGGCTAATCGAGTCGCCGTTCACGACTGCACCCCTGCCTACCGTCTCGGCGCTTAATCCGGCCCACATCACACTGCCTACCCTGACCGTTTCCCCCGAGGTGTCGGTCGAGTTGTCCGCGTACGCTGTTCTTGGCGTGGTCACGGTCGTCGCCATAGGGGCTGCTCTCATGCAGTTGACTCGACTGGGCATCGAGATGGGCCGGTTATACCGGTTCTCTTGGCACTCGATGCGGGCTCCGCGAAGCGGCCGACTGATGCAGAGACTATCCACTCTAGCACGACAGGCTCGCATTTCCCGGTATGCCATCCCCGTGTACGCCTCGGACGGCGACGTACCGATGCTTCTTCCCGGTCGCCCGCCACGCATCGTCCTCCCCTCGTGGATGCTGGACGGTGAAGTCACGGACCGCCGACTGGACATGGCGTTGACCCACGAGCTCGTTCACCTCGACCGCTACGACGACTATGCCGCTCTGTTCGAGCAGGTCATCGCGGCGATTGCCGCGGGACTGCCGATGGTTCGGTTCCTCGTCCGCCAGATTGAAGTCGATCGTGAGGCGGCCTGTGACGCGCGTGTCCTGGACGTGCTTCGGTGCCGTCGCGGTGCCTACGCCCGTCTACTCACGGATGTCGCCACAAAGTCTCCAAGCGTTCCTGCTGTTGCTCTATCCGAATCTACTTCTTCCCTAGAGCAACGACTTCGAATGATGACTCATCACTCCCTCTTCTCTCCATCGCCTCGTCTTCTACGCACGCTGTCGTTCAGCCTGCTCATCGTGCTCGTCACGAGCATCATCGCCTGTAGTACCGAGTCGTCAGACGGCGAGGTGACGGCGCCGGACGCCAATGACAAAACCGAGCAGCAGGCTCCCCCGACCTCTAGCTCCCCCTCAGACTCTGACGTCTTCGTCAAAGTTGATACTCCACCGAAGCTGCTGGGCGGAATCGCCGCTCTACAAGGAGAAATTAAGTATCCGAAAGAAGCAGCCGAGAAGGGCATCGAGGGGCGCGTCTTCGTGCAATTCGTCGTGACGAAAACCGGTGAGATAAGCGATGCGGAGGTCGTTCGCAGCCTGTCGCCAGAATTAGATGCTCAGGCGATCAAGGCCGTCCGTTCGATGACGTTTGAACCCGGGCGTGACCGTGGCGAAGCGGTACCGGTTAAGATGACGCTACCGATCACATACCGGTTGGACGATGATGCGTCGTAG
- a CDS encoding phosphotransferase family protein — MPDPSEQIIDVREDESFDIHAVAEFLNDRLEITSGIPTVRQFGGGKANLTYLLDYGENELVLRRPPLGPVAENAHDMHREYSVLSKLHQAYDLAPEALVYCGDPSLIGSEFFVMERRQGVVVRDTMPDAYRNLDDAPQRMSHALIDALADLHAVDYESIGLEDLGRPDGFIDRQIEGWYERWNAAKDENVGSMNEVYDWLCENRPDSNRASLVHNDYKLDNLMLTPNDPGTPVAVFDWDMCTLGDPLSDLGALLTYWIQPTDPAPFQKFATMPVDERFPSRSELVRRYASRSGRDVSNIRFYHALGLFRLTVIVAQIYIRYKRGQTKDERFAALGPMIRITAQAAREVAEGNWEA; from the coding sequence GTGCCGGACCCTTCTGAACAGATCATCGACGTGCGTGAGGACGAGTCCTTCGACATTCACGCTGTCGCCGAATTTCTGAACGATCGTCTGGAGATAACCAGTGGCATTCCGACCGTTCGTCAGTTTGGTGGGGGAAAAGCCAACCTAACGTACTTGCTCGATTACGGCGAAAACGAGCTCGTCCTCCGGCGTCCGCCGCTCGGCCCTGTTGCGGAGAATGCTCACGACATGCACCGCGAGTACTCGGTGCTCTCAAAGCTTCACCAGGCATACGACCTGGCCCCCGAGGCTCTGGTTTACTGCGGCGACCCATCCCTCATCGGGTCGGAATTCTTCGTCATGGAGCGACGTCAAGGCGTGGTCGTCCGCGATACGATGCCGGATGCGTATCGTAACCTTGATGACGCGCCGCAGCGAATGTCCCACGCGCTAATCGACGCACTCGCTGATCTCCATGCGGTCGACTACGAGTCCATCGGGCTGGAAGATCTGGGGCGACCGGACGGGTTCATCGACCGACAGATCGAAGGCTGGTACGAGCGCTGGAATGCGGCGAAAGACGAGAATGTCGGATCGATGAACGAGGTGTATGATTGGCTCTGCGAGAATCGACCAGACTCCAACCGGGCGTCCCTTGTCCACAACGACTACAAGCTCGACAACCTGATGCTGACCCCGAACGACCCCGGCACTCCCGTGGCCGTGTTCGACTGGGACATGTGCACCCTGGGCGATCCGCTAAGCGACCTTGGAGCACTTCTCACCTACTGGATCCAGCCCACGGACCCGGCTCCGTTTCAAAAGTTTGCGACGATGCCCGTAGACGAGCGATTTCCCTCCCGGTCCGAACTCGTACGCCGCTACGCATCTCGCAGCGGCCGAGACGTGAGCAACATTCGGTTCTACCATGCACTCGGCCTCTTCCGCCTCACCGTGATCGTCGCACAAATCTACATACGGTACAAACGCGGACAGACCAAGGATGAGCGGTTCGCCGCGCTCGGCCCGATGATCCGCATCACTGCTCAGGCCGCCCGAGAGGTTGCCGAAGGCAACTGGGAGGCCTGA
- a CDS encoding alcohol dehydrogenase: MAKMKAVQVQEAGGDLQVVELDVPEPGPGEVRINVKACGICHSDAFVKEGTFPGLEYPRVPGHEVTGIVDAVGDGVEMWAEGDRVGVGWHGGHDFTCPACRDGDFVNCQNGKVTGISFDGGYAEYMCAPAEAVARMPDDLNFDEAAPLLCAGITTFNALRNSGLTPGARVAVQGVGGLGHLGIQYAASFGCEVIALSRGTDKKDLAHKLGAHHFIDTTSGDTAEQLQALGGADVILATAPSSQAITDVADGLARDGKLMVVAATADPIEISPMQLIMGRKSIQGWPSGSADDSEDTLDFSALNDVAPMIETFPLTEAAEAYDRMINNEARFRVVLVPEG, translated from the coding sequence ATGGCCAAAATGAAAGCGGTACAGGTTCAAGAAGCCGGTGGTGATCTTCAGGTTGTCGAGCTCGACGTACCCGAGCCCGGTCCCGGCGAGGTACGCATCAACGTGAAGGCATGCGGCATCTGTCACAGTGACGCCTTCGTGAAGGAGGGCACGTTTCCCGGACTGGAGTATCCTCGCGTTCCGGGCCACGAAGTGACCGGCATTGTCGATGCCGTCGGCGACGGTGTCGAGATGTGGGCGGAAGGTGACCGCGTCGGCGTCGGCTGGCACGGTGGCCATGACTTCACCTGTCCGGCATGCCGCGATGGTGACTTCGTTAACTGCCAGAATGGAAAAGTCACAGGCATCTCGTTCGACGGCGGCTATGCCGAGTACATGTGTGCCCCGGCGGAAGCTGTCGCACGCATGCCCGACGATTTGAACTTCGATGAGGCGGCCCCCCTCCTGTGTGCGGGCATTACGACCTTCAACGCACTCCGCAACAGCGGTCTCACACCCGGCGCACGGGTGGCCGTTCAGGGCGTTGGTGGACTCGGGCACCTGGGAATCCAGTATGCCGCGAGCTTTGGCTGCGAAGTCATCGCCCTGTCGCGCGGCACCGACAAGAAAGATCTCGCGCACAAACTCGGTGCCCACCACTTCATCGACACGACGAGTGGAGACACGGCCGAGCAGCTTCAGGCCCTCGGGGGAGCCGATGTCATTCTCGCCACGGCGCCCAGCTCGCAGGCGATTACAGACGTTGCTGACGGACTCGCGCGCGACGGCAAACTGATGGTGGTCGCCGCAACGGCAGATCCGATCGAGATATCCCCCATGCAACTGATCATGGGTCGAAAATCGATCCAGGGCTGGCCATCGGGCTCCGCGGACGACTCGGAGGATACGCTCGACTTTAGCGCGCTGAACGACGTGGCCCCGATGATCGAGACGTTTCCTCTCACAGAGGCAGCCGAAGCATACGATCGAATGATCAATAACGAGGCCCGATTCCGCGTCGTGCTCGTTCCGGAAGGCTAA
- a CDS encoding PqqD family protein has protein sequence MSSNPMTTQSPNLNTCLKADSQHVSSDLAGEQVILNLDNGVYYSLNEVGSQVWSLLKQPRTLHEVVDDIAGDYPVPRDRIEADVVTLAGDLLEAGLVSVIED, from the coding sequence ATGTCTTCGAACCCCATGACGACTCAGAGCCCGAACCTGAATACGTGTCTCAAGGCTGACAGCCAACACGTTTCGTCTGATCTAGCTGGCGAGCAGGTCATCCTCAACCTCGACAACGGCGTGTACTACAGCCTGAACGAGGTCGGTAGCCAAGTCTGGTCGCTACTGAAGCAGCCACGTACGCTCCATGAAGTTGTGGACGACATCGCAGGCGATTATCCGGTCCCGCGCGACCGGATCGAAGCGGACGTCGTCACGCTTGCTGGAGATCTGCTTGAGGCCGGACTTGTCTCTGTCATCGAGGATTAG
- a CDS encoding BlaI/MecI/CopY family transcriptional regulator has translation MRKKSLTSLGETEMEVLHHVWDLGEATVADVRERILDERDVAYTTVMTVLKKLAEKGYLDYRKEGRSYVYAAAVPQREVQHTLLRRLMEKVFHGSPSALVQTLIQRESLESDEQDAIRSLLDQLDDLDAERDASDDANDSSDDHA, from the coding sequence ATGCGCAAAAAATCGCTTACCTCTCTTGGTGAAACGGAGATGGAAGTCCTCCACCACGTGTGGGACCTGGGTGAGGCGACCGTCGCCGATGTTCGGGAGAGAATCCTGGACGAGCGCGACGTCGCATACACCACGGTCATGACCGTCCTCAAGAAACTGGCCGAGAAAGGCTACCTGGACTACCGAAAGGAGGGCCGGTCGTATGTTTATGCTGCCGCCGTCCCGCAGCGCGAGGTGCAGCATACGCTGCTTCGAAGGCTAATGGAGAAGGTATTCCACGGTTCACCGTCAGCTCTGGTACAGACGCTTATTCAGCGAGAGTCGCTGGAGAGCGATGAACAGGACGCCATTCGCTCCCTTCTGGACCAGCTTGATGACCTTGACGCCGAGCGCGATGCTTCTGACGACGCCAACGACTCCTCCGATGACCATGCCTAA
- a CDS encoding HNH endonuclease — protein MTGHVLVLNQDYSALTVCSVQRAVILMHLQKVHLVEAVPDQYIRSPNLRYPSPSIVRLKQYASVPYKRVMLSRKNIIKRDRSTCQYCGSRDDLTIDHVLPKSRGGRDTWENLVTACVSCNNAKGDRTPEEVGMELDRDPFRPSYVMFIRDFVGSVDDTWKPYLFLS, from the coding sequence ATGACCGGTCACGTACTCGTTCTCAATCAGGATTACAGTGCGCTGACGGTATGTAGCGTTCAGCGAGCCGTCATCCTTATGCACCTCCAGAAAGTCCACCTTGTGGAGGCCGTACCGGATCAATACATCCGGTCGCCGAACCTTCGCTATCCTTCGCCGAGCATCGTCCGGTTGAAGCAGTACGCGAGTGTGCCGTACAAGCGTGTGATGCTGTCGCGCAAGAATATTATCAAGCGCGACCGTAGTACCTGTCAATATTGCGGCTCTCGGGACGACCTCACGATTGATCACGTCCTGCCGAAATCTCGCGGTGGGCGCGACACGTGGGAGAACCTCGTCACGGCCTGCGTCTCCTGTAATAACGCAAAGGGAGACCGTACGCCGGAAGAGGTCGGCATGGAACTCGATCGAGACCCTTTCCGCCCGAGCTACGTCATGTTCATCCGTGACTTCGTCGGGAGTGTGGACGATACCTGGAAGCCATACCTCTTTCTTTCCTGA
- the aceA gene encoding isocitrate lyase: MDVQANGTPTTEEQIDALKEKWANDPRWEGIKRPYDAADVVRLRGSFNIKHTLAEMGAARLWQLLHDEEYVNALGALTGNQAMQQVKAGLKAIYLSGWQVAADANLSRQMYPDQSLYASNSVPDVIRRINNTLKRADELHHAEGDDSTYWMAPIVADAEAGHGGVLHAFELMKSMIEAGAAGVHFEDQLAAEKKCGHLGGKVLVPTQQFEQVLIAARLAADVMDVPTLLIARTDADSAQLLTSDVDPRDRTFIKSKDRTSEGFYRVNAGLDLAINRSLSYAPYADLLWFETSKPNLEEAKTFAEAIHKEYPNKMLAYNCSPSFNWRAHLNDDEIAAFQREIGEMGYKFQFVTLAGFHSLNFSMFNLAEGYRDRGMAAYSELQQAEFDAEERGYTATKHQREVGTGYFDEVKNVITDGTSSTGAMEGSTESAQFA, translated from the coding sequence ATGGACGTACAAGCGAATGGCACCCCCACGACGGAAGAACAAATTGACGCACTGAAGGAAAAGTGGGCAAATGATCCGCGATGGGAGGGGATCAAGCGCCCGTACGACGCAGCGGACGTCGTCCGTCTGCGCGGATCGTTTAACATCAAGCATACACTGGCCGAAATGGGTGCAGCGCGCCTATGGCAACTCCTCCACGATGAGGAATACGTCAACGCGCTCGGGGCCCTGACCGGGAATCAGGCGATGCAACAGGTCAAAGCCGGTCTTAAGGCCATCTACCTGAGTGGGTGGCAGGTGGCCGCGGACGCGAACCTGAGTCGCCAGATGTATCCGGATCAGAGTCTGTACGCCTCGAACAGCGTTCCTGACGTGATCCGGCGGATCAACAATACGTTGAAGCGGGCCGACGAGCTGCATCACGCGGAAGGGGACGACTCTACGTATTGGATGGCGCCGATCGTTGCGGATGCGGAAGCCGGTCATGGAGGGGTGCTCCACGCCTTCGAGTTGATGAAGTCCATGATTGAAGCGGGCGCTGCTGGCGTGCACTTCGAGGATCAGCTCGCGGCAGAGAAGAAGTGTGGACACCTCGGCGGCAAAGTTCTCGTCCCGACACAGCAGTTCGAGCAGGTGCTCATCGCGGCCCGCCTTGCGGCGGATGTGATGGATGTGCCGACGCTCCTCATTGCCCGGACGGATGCGGACTCTGCTCAGCTTTTGACCAGCGACGTCGACCCGCGTGATCGCACGTTTATTAAGAGCAAGGACCGGACGAGCGAAGGTTTCTATCGGGTGAATGCGGGTCTGGACCTGGCGATCAACCGGAGCCTGAGCTATGCGCCGTATGCTGATCTACTGTGGTTTGAAACCTCCAAACCGAATCTCGAGGAGGCGAAGACGTTTGCAGAGGCGATTCACAAAGAGTACCCGAATAAGATGCTGGCGTACAACTGCTCGCCATCATTCAACTGGCGCGCCCATCTCAACGACGACGAGATCGCCGCATTCCAGCGCGAGATTGGCGAAATGGGATACAAGTTCCAGTTCGTCACGCTGGCCGGTTTCCATTCCTTGAACTTCAGCATGTTCAACCTCGCAGAGGGATATCGTGACCGAGGCATGGCCGCGTATTCCGAGTTGCAGCAGGCGGAGTTTGATGCGGAGGAACGGGGCTACACTGCGACGAAGCACCAGCGCGAGGTCGGCACTGGGTACTTCGACGAGGTCAAAAACGTGATCACGGATGGCACGTCGTCGACAGGGGCGATGGAGGGCTCGACCGAGTCTGCACAGTTCGCGTGA
- a CDS encoding nucleotidyltransferase domain-containing protein, which translates to MTSDIEREVQDIVSSSLDWMWLARFARRHGVAALLVHHLHRLELGGHIPDQVRDMLWSYGKAVLTHNVQAMGELIRVIEAFDAEGIDAMPIKGPVLANRYYGNLAFRRFVDLDIVVREERVHDALDVLDRMGYELGYERTPDELESAIRGQLGIEMVERERRMVVEVHWALLNRTYNIPLDPPSVWGRVRHLALGDKTVAALSTEDLLLYLCAHGTKHHWAGLKWACDVAEVLRSADIDWDALNRLAQEHHCTRILHLGLALAYRWLDAPVPERVIEAVRDDSGINRLIRQIEDGWLWTDQPLEPEASPRKVAFTLGTRTRVRDNARFFWHNVGLMVGPNKKDRAVVDLPGWLAWAYVVIRPFRVITDWLEADSGEETTIRNEYVDKPIDRRPAAPSSENEQSRGSSSTILVEEAAS; encoded by the coding sequence ATGACCTCGGACATTGAGCGAGAGGTTCAGGACATCGTGTCATCCTCTCTCGATTGGATGTGGCTTGCACGGTTCGCCCGACGTCACGGAGTGGCCGCGTTGCTCGTTCATCATCTTCATCGCCTGGAACTGGGTGGACACATCCCGGATCAGGTTCGGGACATGTTGTGGTCGTATGGAAAAGCGGTGCTGACGCATAACGTACAGGCGATGGGGGAGTTGATACGCGTGATTGAGGCTTTCGACGCGGAAGGGATTGACGCAATGCCGATCAAGGGACCCGTTCTGGCGAATCGGTACTATGGGAATCTCGCATTCCGCAGGTTCGTCGACCTGGACATCGTTGTGCGGGAAGAACGGGTCCACGATGCTCTCGACGTGCTCGACCGAATGGGATACGAATTGGGCTATGAGCGCACGCCGGACGAACTTGAAAGCGCCATTCGCGGTCAACTCGGGATTGAGATGGTGGAGCGTGAGCGTCGAATGGTCGTGGAGGTTCATTGGGCGCTCTTAAACCGAACCTACAACATCCCGCTCGATCCGCCATCCGTTTGGGGACGGGTGCGACACCTCGCACTCGGAGACAAAACCGTAGCTGCGCTTTCGACCGAAGACCTATTGCTCTACCTCTGCGCGCATGGCACGAAGCATCACTGGGCCGGGTTGAAATGGGCATGTGACGTCGCGGAGGTGCTGCGTTCGGCAGATATCGACTGGGACGCACTCAATCGGCTGGCTCAAGAGCATCATTGCACCCGGATTTTACATCTTGGTCTTGCGCTCGCCTACCGATGGCTCGACGCTCCAGTACCGGAGCGGGTAATCGAGGCGGTGCGTGATGACAGCGGCATCAATCGGCTCATTCGCCAGATTGAAGATGGATGGCTGTGGACGGATCAGCCGCTTGAGCCGGAGGCCAGTCCACGAAAAGTCGCGTTCACGCTTGGGACGCGTACGCGCGTCAGGGACAACGCACGCTTCTTCTGGCACAACGTCGGCCTAATGGTCGGTCCGAACAAGAAGGATCGCGCCGTTGTGGACCTGCCGGGGTGGCTGGCGTGGGCCTACGTCGTCATCCGTCCATTTCGTGTGATCACGGATTGGCTAGAGGCAGATTCTGGGGAAGAGACGACCATCCGGAATGAATACGTGGACAAGCCCATCGACCGCCGGCCGGCCGCCCCCAGCAGTGAAAATGAGCAGTCTCGGGGATCGTCCTCGACCATACTCGTCGAAGAGGCCGCCTCATGA
- a CDS encoding OmpA/MotB family protein: protein MLLFVFAGVWVGCSGTQSTSQYGAQTDVSSEVERLEEENAALRQDLIDARRRANSGVMRRGETVEVLSTDLYFESGSAQLTSEGVEKLKSVAATLKREYPNRVVRVEGYTDDQPIGDKLKSKFPSNWELSAGRAAAVVRHLQWTHNLSPERFEVVGFGPYQPLATNETADGRRQNRRVRIAVLPGDDPDAVDATESISGPRMQDRRGNARKGF from the coding sequence GTGCTTCTATTCGTTTTTGCCGGTGTCTGGGTAGGATGCTCCGGCACTCAGTCCACGAGCCAGTACGGGGCTCAAACCGATGTGTCATCCGAGGTCGAACGCTTGGAGGAGGAGAATGCTGCGCTTCGCCAGGATCTGATTGATGCCCGGCGTCGGGCGAACTCCGGCGTGATGCGCAGAGGGGAAACCGTCGAAGTGCTGTCTACAGATCTGTACTTCGAAAGTGGCAGCGCGCAGTTGACATCGGAGGGCGTGGAAAAGTTAAAAAGCGTTGCTGCAACCCTGAAGCGAGAGTACCCGAATCGTGTGGTCCGTGTTGAGGGGTACACCGACGATCAACCCATTGGCGATAAGCTCAAGTCTAAATTTCCGAGCAATTGGGAATTGTCGGCGGGTCGTGCCGCGGCTGTGGTTCGGCATCTACAGTGGACCCACAATCTTTCGCCGGAGCGCTTCGAAGTTGTCGGCTTTGGCCCGTATCAACCCCTCGCGACCAATGAGACCGCCGACGGTCGACGTCAGAATCGTCGGGTGCGGATCGCCGTGCTGCCTGGTGACGACCCAGATGCTGTTGACGCGACGGAGAGCATAAGCGGTCCCCGTATGCAGGACCGCCGCGGAAATGCGCGAAAGGGATTTTAG